The genomic region GTGCTGGCGTTGCCTGCGCGGGGGACAAGTGACAAGCTTTTTGACGGCCGAAATTCCGTCACCGCCGAGGCGCTCAGTCGCCTGGCCTTGACCCGCAATCCAGGGGTCAAGGCGCGGGAGGCGGCAGCCCAAGCGGCGCAATTTCGGGTCGCCCCCGCCGGAGCACTGGACGACCCGACCCTAAACTATGCCTTCGCCCCCGCGACCGCCGACAGCCGCCGCAAGTTTCAGCAGGTGGTCGAGCTCAGCCAGCCTCTGCCGTGGCCGGGCAAACTCGGGTTGCGGCAAGTGGCGGCGCGCCGGCGGGCGGCGGCGGCGATTCAGGACACCGGCGAGTGGCGCCTCGAGGTGGGCGCGGCGGCGAAATCCCTGTTCAGCGAATGGGCCTACGTGCACCGGGCGCTGGCGATTAATAGGGTGCACCGCCGCCTGTTGGAGGATCTTCGCCACATCGCCGAGACCCGCTACGCCGCGGGTCTCGCCGGCCAGCAGGACGCTCTCCAGGCCGAGGTGGCGCGGACCCGCCTGGCGACCGCTGCGTTAACCCTGGAGCGCCGCCGCAAGGAAACCCGGGCGCGCATCAATGCCCTCTTGAACCGACCGTCACAGGCCAAGGTACCGCCGCCGGCGCCTCTGCCCGGACCGGTCTCCCCGCCCCGGCTGGCCGCGCTGCAACGGATCGCCGTCCAGACGCATCCCGCCCTCGCTCGGCTGCGCGCGCAGGTAGCCGAGGCCGAGGCGCAAAAGGACCTGGCGCGGAAGGATTTCTATCCCGATTTCCGCGTGAAGGCCGCTTACAACAATCTTTGGGAGGATACCGACAAACGCTGGACGGTGGGGTTCGGGATCAACCTGCCGCTTAACTACGGCGGCAAACGCTCCGCCGCGCTCGATGCCGCGCGCGCCGAACTGCAGCAGCGGCGCTGGCAACTTACCGAGCGCGAGGCGCAGCTTTTGGGCGAGATCGAGGCGGCTCGGTCGGGGGTCCAGGAAACCGAAGCGATCATCGGCGCATACCGGCGCCGATTGCTGCCACTCGCCCGCGACAGCCTGGCCGCCGCCCGCGCCGATTACCGCGCCGGGGCGGGCCCCTTCATCAACGTGATCGACGCCGAGCGCGAACGATTGCGTACCGAGGACGGCTTGGCGCGGGTACGCGCCGATTATCTGCGCCGCTTGGCGGAACTTGAACGCCGGGTGGGCGCCCCGATGGCGGATGCCTTTGAGGCATCCAACTTCGAGGCCAAGCCATGATCCGCTCATTCGTATGGGGTCTTGCAGGGATGGCGCTGCTGGCGCTCGGCATCTTGATCGGTTTGCATTATCAGTCGCCCGGCGCACCTCCCGTCAAGCCTCCGGAAACGACCGGCTTGCGACCGCAATACCGCTCGGGTCCTTTCAGGATCGGCATCGAGGGGATCCCCGCCACGCCTCGGGTGGGTGCCAACCGGCTGTGGATCGTCCTTAAGGACGAGGCCGGCGATCCCGTCGGCGGCGCCGCCTTAGAAGCCGTCGCCGAGATGCCCGCCATGGGCGCGATGCCGGCGATGCAGGCGCCGGCGGAGATGCGGGAAATCCGGTCGGGGTTGTACGAAGGCACGTTCGATCTTTCCATGGAAGGCAGTTGGCCTCTCACCCTGCGCATAAAGAAATCCGGACTGGGCGGGACCCGCCTGACCCTGGACATGGCGACCGGTCGCCGGGGTCTGCAGCTTTCGTCGGGGGCGACGCCCCTGCAGCCGGAAACCGCCACCGCTCCGGAACCAGCCCCGCCCGGCACGGTGACCCTGGACCCGAGCCGCCGCCAGCTCATCGGAGTAAAGATCGGCGAGGCCCGGGTGACGGACATGCGGCGCGTCATCCGCGCCGTGGGCCGGGTGACCTATGATGAGACCTTGCTTGCCGACGTCACCCTCAAGTTCGACGCCTGGATCGGCGAGCTGTACGTCGACTACGTGGGCGCGACGGTGAAAAAGGGCCGGCCCCTGTTCACCGTCTACGGTCCGGAGCTGCTCGCCGCCCAGCAGGAATACCTGGAGCTCAAGCGCCGCGCCCGGCGCAGCGATGCGGCCGGCGCTCTGTTGGCGGCGGCGCGCAAGCGGCTGTCGCTGTGGGACATGCAGGCGAGGGAGATCGCGGCCCTGGAACGCCGCGGAGTGCCCTACGACTATGTACCCATCCACGCGCCCAGAAGCGGTACCGTGGTGACCAGGCACATCGTCGAAGGCACCGCCCAAAAGGCCGGCACGACTCTGATGCGCATCGCCGATCTGTCGCGGGTGTGGGTGGAGGCCAACGTGTACGAGTCCGAGTTGCCGCTGGTGCAACCGGGCATGTCGGCCACGGTGCGCTTGCCTTATCTTCCCGGGCAAAGCTTTGAAGGGGCGGTGGATTACGTCTATCCCTACCTCGAAGGCCAAAGCCGCACCGGGCGAATCCGGATCGTGCTCGCCAACCCCGACGGCGTGCTCAAGCCGGACATGTACGCCGAGGTCAAGCTCGAGGCCGACCTCGGCAAGCGGCTGACCGTGCCCGAGGAGGCGGTGATCATCGCCGGCGATACCCGGGTGGTGTTCGAGGATCTCGGCGGCGGTCGGCTTTCCCCGCGTCGGGTCGAAACCGGCCAGCGTGCCGGGGGGCGCATCGAGATTCTGAGCGGACTCGATCCCGGTGACCGGGTGGTGACCTCCGGCAATTTCCTGATCGCCTCGGAAAGCCGGCTCAAGGCGGGGATCGAACAATGGTAAATCACGCCCACGGACCCCATCTCCCGCCGCAGGAAGCCGACAACGCCGGCTGGCTTAAGCGGCTGATCGGCTACTGCGCGCGCAACCCGCTCCTGACGATGGTGACCGTCGGCGCGCTCGCCGTCTGGGGTTATCTGGCATTGATGCGGGCGCCGCTTGACGCCATCCCCGACCTGTCCGACGTCCAGGTGATCGTGTTTACCGAATGGCCCGGGCGCAGCTCGGATCTGGTGGAAGACCAGATCACCTATCCTCTCACCACCACCCTGCTGGCCGCCCCCGGCGTGAACTACGTGCGCGGCCAGAGCTTCTTCGGTCTGAGCTTCGTCTATGTGATCTTCGACGACGGCGTGGACATGTACTGGGCGCGCTCGCGGGTGTTGGAGTATCTGGACAGCGCCACCGCCGACCTGCCCGAAGGCGTCAATCCCACCCTCGGTCCCGACGCCACCGGTGTGGGTTGGGTTTATCAATACGCGCTCAAGGACACCGGCGGCAAGCGCGGCCTCGACGAACTGCGCGCGCTGCAGGACTTCAACCTGCGCTATGCCTTGGAGTCTGTCGAAGGCGTTGCTGAAGTGGCATCGGTAGGTGGATTCGAGCGCGAGTACCAGATCAGTGTCGATCCCAACCAGCTGGCCTCCTACGACATTCCCCTTCAGCGCGTGATCGCGGCGGTGCGTGATTCCAACAACGACGTGGGCGGGCGGATTCTGGAGGTGGCCGGCCACGAGCAGTTCATCCGCGGTCGCGGCTACGTGCATTCGGTGGCCGACTTGGAGAAGGTGGTGCTCAAGACCACGCCCGGCGGCGTGCCGGTCACGGTCAAGGATGTGGGCCATGTGGCGCTGGGCCCGGCCATGCAGCGCGGCCAAGCCGAGCTCGACGGCGAGGGGGTGACGGTGGGCGGGATCGTGGTGATGCGCTACGGCGAGAACGCCCTGGCGGTGATCAATCGGGTCAAGCAGCGCCTGGCCGATATCCGTCCAGGACTGCCCGAAGGGGTGGCCATCGTACCGGTCTACGACCGCTCGACCTTGATCAAGCAAGCCATCGCCACCCTCAAGGAGACCCTCATCGAGGAGATGGTCATCGTCTCGCTGGTGATCGCCGTGTTCCTGTTGCACCTGCGCT from Methylohalobius crimeensis 10Ki harbors:
- a CDS encoding TolC family protein; this encodes MVSLTRNLLRQAVSILILWHVLALPARGTSDKLFDGRNSVTAEALSRLALTRNPGVKAREAAAQAAQFRVAPAGALDDPTLNYAFAPATADSRRKFQQVVELSQPLPWPGKLGLRQVAARRRAAAAIQDTGEWRLEVGAAAKSLFSEWAYVHRALAINRVHRRLLEDLRHIAETRYAAGLAGQQDALQAEVARTRLATAALTLERRRKETRARINALLNRPSQAKVPPPAPLPGPVSPPRLAALQRIAVQTHPALARLRAQVAEAEAQKDLARKDFYPDFRVKAAYNNLWEDTDKRWTVGFGINLPLNYGGKRSAALDAARAELQQRRWQLTEREAQLLGEIEAARSGVQETEAIIGAYRRRLLPLARDSLAAARADYRAGAGPFINVIDAERERLRTEDGLARVRADYLRRLAELERRVGAPMADAFEASNFEAKP
- a CDS encoding efflux RND transporter periplasmic adaptor subunit, producing MIRSFVWGLAGMALLALGILIGLHYQSPGAPPVKPPETTGLRPQYRSGPFRIGIEGIPATPRVGANRLWIVLKDEAGDPVGGAALEAVAEMPAMGAMPAMQAPAEMREIRSGLYEGTFDLSMEGSWPLTLRIKKSGLGGTRLTLDMATGRRGLQLSSGATPLQPETATAPEPAPPGTVTLDPSRRQLIGVKIGEARVTDMRRVIRAVGRVTYDETLLADVTLKFDAWIGELYVDYVGATVKKGRPLFTVYGPELLAAQQEYLELKRRARRSDAAGALLAAARKRLSLWDMQAREIAALERRGVPYDYVPIHAPRSGTVVTRHIVEGTAQKAGTTLMRIADLSRVWVEANVYESELPLVQPGMSATVRLPYLPGQSFEGAVDYVYPYLEGQSRTGRIRIVLANPDGVLKPDMYAEVKLEADLGKRLTVPEEAVIIAGDTRVVFEDLGGGRLSPRRVETGQRAGGRIEILSGLDPGDRVVTSGNFLIASESRLKAGIEQW